The window CCAGTATGGGAGAGGCAAGTCCTGAACGCCCGAGATCCGCCGCGAGCGACATGCGTCCACCGTGAGTACGAAGAGGTTGCCGGCACAATAACTCCATTCGATGACATGGCACACCGTTCTTTCTTCTTCGGACCAACCGAAATAACTGCTCTCCGGAGATTAGTCCCTCATCGTCTCCGGAATTGCTCAACCTTCGAAATACTCACAGCCTGTTTGTGGAAATGCCGCACTATCGCACTTGGACCCGATCCGGCCGAAGAAATGCGCATGATTTGCATAGTGAACGGGCGAAGTAAATTCAATCCGCCATTACCTGAGGGATACTACGGGAATGGATTTGTATTCCCGGTGGCGGTTGCGACGGCCGGAGAAATAAGTTACAAGCCATTGAGTTATGCGTTGGAATTGATAAGAAACGTGAAAGATAGTGTGAACGAAGAGTACATGAGATCTGTGGCGGATTTGATGGTAATGAAAGGAAGGCCTCATTTTACAGTAGTGAGGAGTTATCTGGTGTCGGATGTGACAAAGGCAGGTTTCGGAGAGGTTGATTTTGGGTGGGGGAAAGCCGCATACGGTGGTCCGGCTAAAGGCGGAGTTGGTGCTATTCCAGGTGTAGCAAGTTTTTATATACCATCTAAGAATAAGAAAGGTGAAAATGGGATTGTTTTGCCAATTTGCTTGCCGGCTCAGGCCATGGATAGATTTGTCAAGGTTTTGAACAGTATGCTACAAGATCGTAAAAATACCAGTACTGACACTACTACATCTCCATTTATAATATCTGCCTTGTAAGAAATGACGGAGgatttaataaatctatatcTAACGGAGATTTGATCCGGTTGAGTGAATTTATTAGTTTTCCATAGTGTTGTTCTATATATTAAATCATCAAAAGTGTTAGTATCTTTGTGAAGGATGTATTTTGTCTAATGTATCTTTTGcttaaatgttattttatttatttaaagtaaTAATACTACCAGCCAAAACTTTAAAGTGtcgtttggtaagatgtaatgcCCTTCGTAATGTAATGACTATTATATTGAAAGCTCATTACTATGTTTGGTTGCATGTTACAATTTTattgtaatccccattacataaGAATATgatttgaattctcattacattatCCTCTAATCTCttatttctcaaatctcacTTCTCAATCTTATCTCTCATTTTTGTAAAAAACgaaaaaagtagaaaaacatgaaaaataaaaaaaaaacgaaaaaccgaaaaaatgcgaaaaatgaaaaaaaaaatgaaaaactagaaaaaggagaaaatagaaaaacggtgaaaaatgttgcaaaatggaaattaaaaaaacggtgaaaaatgtaaaaaaaatataaaaaagcaaaaaactatatactaatttattgatttcggttaatctaaatttgtatttgatttcgattcgattttCACACTTTTCgtgcttttcatgtttttcgttgattt is drawn from Euphorbia lathyris chromosome 9, ddEupLath1.1, whole genome shotgun sequence and contains these coding sequences:
- the LOC136205712 gene encoding benzyl alcohol O-benzoyltransferase-like, with the protein product MAPPPSLVFNVHRRQPELISPAKPTPHEVKLLSDIDDQEGLRFHIPVIQFYRKDESMKGKDPVKIIREAIAETLVFYYPFAGRLREGPHRKLMVECTGEGVSFVEADADVSLEQFGDCLQPPFPCLEELLFDVPAASHFLNSPLLLIQVTRLKCGGFIFALLLNHTMSDAPGLVQFMSAVGEMARGAKAPSVLPVWERQVLNARDPPRATCVHREYEEVAGTITPFDDMAHRSFFFGPTEITALRRLVPHRLRNCSTFEILTACLWKCRTIALGPDPAEEMRMICIVNGRSKFNPPLPEGYYGNGFVFPVAVATAGEISYKPLSYALELIRNVKDSVNEEYMRSVADLMVMKGRPHFTVVRSYLVSDVTKAGFGEVDFGWGKAAYGGPAKGGVGAIPGVASFYIPSKNKKGENGIVLPICLPAQAMDRFVKVLNSMLQDRKNTSTDTTTSPFIISAL